The Salmo salar chromosome ssa06, Ssal_v3.1, whole genome shotgun sequence genome window below encodes:
- the LOC106607880 gene encoding alpha-1,6-mannosyl-glycoprotein 2-beta-N-acetylglucosaminyltransferase yields MRLRFLKKNLLIILGVSFIIATVMITTRVFIYDEVTGVVAQENMLSDDMAKFQYSSVPELIKSIYNANYKQYVQNADKYPGEPKLVLVIQVHNRPDYLKILIKSLENAAEVHNLLLIFSHDYFSEEINYIVQGITFCKVLQIYFPYSTQLYPSEFPGQDSRDCPRDISKDDALKTGCLNAEHPDSYGHYREASITQTKHHWWWKLHFVWERVQALQGYSGFVVFLEEDNFILPDLYHLFKEMVGYRKSSCTDCDMLALGNHNGLAEFDKLSNKVQTAGWMSTKHNIGMGISREVYYKLMGCNNDFCSYDDYNWDWTLQHLSGTCISKPLKVLVAQGSRVLHTGNCGLHQNKEACRPELALKKAQESVKLAKASLFPQSLALTNADSVEHKAHMKNGGWGDIRDHVLCNNYAKRL; encoded by the coding sequence ATGAGGCTACGTTTTCTCAAAAAGAACCTGCTCATTATCCTTGGTGTTTCTTTTATTATTGCCACTGTCATGATCACAACACGTGTATTCATTTATGATGAAGTCACGGGTGTTGTCGCTCAGGAAAACATGTTGTCTGATGACATGGCAAAGTTTCAGTACAGTTCTGTTCCAGAATTGATAAAGTCCATTTACAATGCCAATTACAAGCAATACGTTCAGAATGCGGACAAGTATCCTGGGGAGCCTAAATTGGTCCTGGTTATTCAGGTTCACAACAGACCAGACTACCTCAAAATACTCATCAAGTCATTGGAAAATGCAGCTGAGGTCCACAACTTACTGCTGATTTTCAGCCACGACTATTTTTCAGAGGAAATCAATTACATAGTGCAAGGGATAACTTTCTGCAAGGTCTTGCAAATATACTTCCCCTACAGCACACAGCTCTATCCCAGTGAGTTTCCTGGGCAGGATTCACGGGACTGTCCACGAGACATATCCAAGGACGATGCTTTAAAAACAGGATGCCTCAACGCTGAGCATCCAGATTCGTATGGTCACTATAGGGAAGCCTCCATCACACAGaccaaacaccactggtggtGGAAACTTCACTTTGTGTGGGAGCGAGTGCAAGCTCTGCAAGGTTACAGTGGCTTTGTTGTCTTCCTCGAGGAGGATAACTTCATCTTGCCCGACCTCTACCACCTCTTCAAGGAGATGGTTGGATACAGGAAGAGCAGCTGCACTGACTGTGACATGTTGGCACTAGGCAACCACAACGGCCTGGCAGAATTTGATAAGCTCAGCAACAAGGTGCAGACTGCCGGGTGGATGTCTACCAAGCACAACATTGGCATGGGCATCTCCAGAGAGGTGTACTACAAGCTAATGGGGTGCAACAATGACTTCTGCTCCTACGATGACTACAACTGGGACTGGACCCTCCAGCACCTGTCAGGGACTTGCATCTCCAAGCCACTCAAAGTGCTGGTGGCACAGGGGTCCAGGGTTCTCCATACTGGTAACTGTGGGCTGCACCAGAACAAAGAGGCCTGTCGCCCTGAGCTGGCCCTAAAGAAAGCACAGGAGTCCGTTAAGCTTGCCAAAGCCTCCCTCTTCCCTCAGTCCCTGGCCCTAACAAACGCAGATTCAGTGGAGCACAAGGCTCATATGAAAAACGGAGGGTGGGGTGATATCCGTGACCATGTCCTTTGTAATAACTATGCCAAACGTCTATAA